The genomic interval ATTCGATTTCTGTAAAAGATTTGTATGATTCGTTTAAAAATACATGGAAACCGGAGCATAGACTTGTAATTGTCACCGGAAATACTAAAATTGGCGGTAACACTGATCCAAAAGCGCAGATAGCTAAAGTATATGAAAAAAGTACTTTAGTGGAGATACCGAAAAATATTGAGAGCAAACCGGTTTTTTTTCCTTATCTTTCCCAGCCCAAAACAAAGGGTAATATTAAACAAAGAAAAAACATACCTGATCTTGGTATTGTGCAAATAGATTTTGAAAACAAAGTGCGCCTTAATCTTAAAAAAACCGATTTTGAAGCAAATGAAATTATGGCAAATATTTCTTTCGGACTTGGAAGTTCGCAAGAGCCTGAAGGTTTGGAAGGTATATCCCATTTTTCTCAAGAGGTTGTTAATGAGAGTGGGCTTGGTAAGCTGGACAAGGATGAGTTGGATAGAGCGCTTGCAGGGAAAAGCACTAATATTTCATTTGCTGTTAAGGATGGATCTTTTCTTTTAAGAGGGAAAACGGTATCAAATGAAATCGAACTTCTTTTTCAGCTTTTTTATGCAAAGCTCATGGATCCGGGATTCAGGAAAGAATCATACCTGCTGTCAATGGAAAGATTAAACCAGAAATACAAGGAGCTTTCAGGTTCAATAGATGGTGTAATGCCGCTTTTGGGCGAACGTTTTCTTGCAGGCGGCGATACACGTTTTGGTGTTGCTGTACCTGAAAAAATTAAAATAATATCACTGGATGATATTATTTCATGGATTGTTCCAAAATTAAAAAATGAGCCTATAGAAATTTCAATAGTGGGGGATTTTGACGAGAACCGGGTTATAGAACTTGCTTGCCTGTACTTTGGCAGTATGCCTGAAAGAACATCCGGCTTAGCGCAAAAAAGATCCGTTAATATAAATTTTCCTTCAGATAAATCCATTAATATAGATGTTGAAACAGAAATTAAAAAAGGTGCTGTATATGTAGCATATCCAACTAAAGACATATGGGATATTGATACTACACGACGTTTAAATGTTCTTGCGGAAGTTTTTTCGGAAAAAATACGCCAGGAGGTCAGGGAGGATATGGGCGCATCTTACTCTTATTTCGTATATAATGACCCAAGCAGGGTATATCCCGGATATGGCATCTTATTATCAAGAGCAGATGTGAATCCTCAAGAGTCAGTAGCTGTGGAAAATAAAATTAAAAAAATAGCATCCGATATTGCAAAAAACGGGGTCAGCAAAGAAAATATGAAAAGGGCACTTGATCCGATATTAACCAGAATAAAGGATATTTTGAGAAATAATGGTTACTGGCTCAGAGTATTAACAGAGTCTCAAAAATATCCGCAGCAAATAGAGTGGGCCAGGAATTTAGAAAAAGATTACGAAAAAATAACTGCTGATGAAGTTTCTATGCTTGCAAAAAAATATCTTGTTAATTCCAGAGCTGCTTCAATTATTGCAAAACCTGCCAAAGGATCTTTTTCTGATGAAAAAAAATAAAGCTTCCAATGACCCAATAAACAAGGTGTGGAAATATTTTGCTTCGATAAAACTTACCATAACTTTACTTATCATTCTTGCAATTACCTGCATTATAGGAACGCTGATACCACAAAATGAAAGTTCCGCGGCATATTTTTTAAAGTACGGAGAATTTATTTGCAAAGTATTTTCTGCTCTAGATATCTTTGATATGTATCATTCGTGGTGGTTTCAGCTATTAGTCTTTATTCTGACGGCAAATATTATTGTATGTTCAATTGACCGCCTTTCTTCAACATGGAAAGTAATTTTTAAAAAAACACCTACCTTTGATATTGCCAAATTAAAAAGTTCTTACAAGGAAGAATTTAATGTTGCTCAT from Pseudomonadota bacterium carries:
- a CDS encoding insulinase family protein, which codes for MIKLFIKNHRFIISTLIICFLLLFCADTVLAKSSNLLPLWPHEQSDLKPDPAAIYGRLANGFRYVLMQNHEPKNRVNICINVQTGSMQEEDGQEGLAHYLEHILFCGSTHFKPGELIKYFQDMGMDFGPDANAHTGFNETVYEILLPDGKKESIDKGLLISDDFIKGALILDSEVNRERRVILAEKRSRDSSSYRTVVSTMKFKFPDALISKRLPIGEKETIENITGKQLKDFYQAWYRPEDIVLIIVGDFDPKTADGLIKEKFSTLSEMAPVKSAPLFGDIKHKGIKPFYHYEKDEGNTTVSIEIVSKVEEEVETSKVRRKRFIANVADRIVRNRLDAMVTKNKAPFTSASISSGTFLNHIRYAGISAECSPENWEESLSAIEQVLRGALENGFTHSEFERVKKDLMAMFSNAVKQASTRDSRMLANDIIRDTNNHRVFQSPLQEEQFYAGVLDSISVKDLYDSFKNTWKPEHRLVIVTGNTKIGGNTDPKAQIAKVYEKSTLVEIPKNIESKPVFFPYLSQPKTKGNIKQRKNIPDLGIVQIDFENKVRLNLKKTDFEANEIMANISFGLGSSQEPEGLEGISHFSQEVVNESGLGKLDKDELDRALAGKSTNISFAVKDGSFLLRGKTVSNEIELLFQLFYAKLMDPGFRKESYLLSMERLNQKYKELSGSIDGVMPLLGERFLAGGDTRFGVAVPEKIKIISLDDIISWIVPKLKNEPIEISIVGDFDENRVIELACLYFGSMPERTSGLAQKRSVNINFPSDKSINIDVETEIKKGAVYVAYPTKDIWDIDTTRRLNVLAEVFSEKIRQEVREDMGASYSYFVYNDPSRVYPGYGILLSRADVNPQESVAVENKIKKIASDIAKNGVSKENMKRALDPILTRIKDILRNNGYWLRVLTESQKYPQQIEWARNLEKDYEKITADEVSMLAKKYLVNSRAASIIAKPAKGSFSDEKK